The following is a genomic window from Halobacterium sp. R2-5.
CCGTTGGTCCTTTTTCGCCTGCTTTTTCTCCATCCGCCGCTGCTGGGGCGACGTCGAGGAGGGCTGTTCGGTCTCGGTCTCGGTTTCGGGTGTCTGCGTACTCATGTTAGAACCCCGCGAGCGTGTTCGCGACGCGAATTCCCTGCGCGACGAGCAGGAGGCCGGCGACGCCGAGGACGACCTGCACGGCACGCTTCTGTGTACCGTCGATGCCCTGGTTTACGAGCGCGTTGTAGATACCGTTGACGCCGTGGAACGTCGCGGTCACGAGGAACAGCACCATCGTGAGGTAGTAGCCGACGTTTTCCATGCGCGCCTGGCTGCCCGCGAACTCGATCTCGTAGGCGTGCGTGACGAAGTGCAGTTGGAAGAAGTGGAACGCCAGCACGACCACGAGGAACGCCGCCGTGACGCGCTGGAGCAGCCACGCTGTCGAGCTCGTGTTGAACGAGGAGTATCTCTCTGCCATGGTTAGAACGCCCCCGAGACGAACGTCGGCACGCTCGCGACGACGATGACGCCGGTCAGCACGAGCGACGCGTAGAAGCTCTTGTCCTGCGATTCCAGACCCACGCCGAGGTCGACGAACAGCAGCCGGATGCCGTTCAGGATGTGGAAGACGGCGAC
Proteins encoded in this region:
- a CDS encoding succinate dehydrogenase hydrophobic membrane anchor subunit; protein product: MAERYSSFNTSSTAWLLQRVTAAFLVVVLAFHFFQLHFVTHAYEIEFAGSQARMENVGYYLTMVLFLVTATFHGVNGIYNALVNQGIDGTQKRAVQVVLGVAGLLLVAQGIRVANTLAGF